Proteins from a genomic interval of Colletes latitarsis isolate SP2378_abdomen chromosome 12, iyColLati1, whole genome shotgun sequence:
- the Golgin84 gene encoding golgin A5 codes for MAWLSGLADKAENLLNKIDKNTAAVLNKDKYEVAQPQLTEVTWIPPETGFNTHEGTTLTSASESPKQFPYIRSLPNLPSLATNSITSKDEELFTFLNTPDSSPKKSRAEISMSPSTSSSLMTIDSVSELSIHSGRSSPSLMHTSVEVPDDLNHDSVNIKNENLYKNEVTHTLNHEIISGQTSGITLDNEQSITERPLDTAQQLYEYEGKQEIMDVNKFINSSHNKNVRKYLKEIERNLEERNELLGKQETDHQKEIIVLNEKLQSLYTEKVQLSKQVIELQSALDRSRSELNSTRSDLEQHKARALKTLQEKEKLITELRSNESTGMDDTTIMELNQLRQERETLREENQQISEQLRIVREELMNADVNLEKMRQKSTEANIQTQEIVTTERRKRLDAEEDAKLHSEEIRSLKDELIRQRNSYTKQLQKNESEIAKFRMQLSAIATPNSEIESRLATLTQTLVSKQQALENLTTERNALRLQLEKIEHEFRNSRRNVSYNINDTDDAKAQVPTFLMETPFDTGVTRRVKRAYSLLDAISIRTGVFLRRYPLARILVLFYMALLQFWVFVVLLSQSPEAH; via the exons ATGGCCTGGTTATCAGGCCTCGCTGACAAGGCAGagaatttactaaataaaatagATAAAAATACCGCGGCAGTTTTAAATAAAGATAAATATGAAGTAGCACAACCTCAATTAACAGAAGTTACATGGATTCCTCCTGAAACAGG TTTTAACACTCATGAAGGAACAACTTTGACTTCTGCTTCTGAATCACCAAAACAATTTCCCTACATTCGTTCACTACCGAATCTGCCCTCATTGGCAACAAATTCTATTACATCTAAAGATGAAGAACTTTTTACATTCTTAAATACACCTGACTCAAGCCCAAAGAAAAGTAGAGCAGAAATTTCAATGTCACCATCGACATCTTCGTCGCTCATGACTATAGATTCTGTATCTGAATTGTCGATTCACAGTGGTCGTTCAAGTCCCAGTCTTATGCATACGTCTGTAGAAGTTCCTGATGATTTGAATCACGATAGTGTcaatataaaaaatgaaaatcttTACAAGAATGAAGTAACACATACATTAAATCATGAGATAATAAGTGGTCAAACATCAGGAATAACATTAGATAATG aacAAAGCATTACTGAAAGACCACTGGACACAGCACAACAGCTATACGAATACGAAGGAAAACAAGAAATTATGGACGTGAACAAATTCATAAATTCATCTCACAACAAGAACGTGAGAAAGTACTTAAAAGAAATAGAAAGAAATTTGGAGGAAAGGAACGAATTACTTGGAAAACAAGAGACAGATCACCAAAAAGAAATCATTGTATTAAATGAGAAATTACAATCTTTGTATACAGAAAAAGTGCAATTATCCAAACAAGTAATAGAGTTACAGTCTGCTTTAGATAGGAGTAGATCAGAATTAAATTCTACTAGATCTGATTTAGAACAGCACAAAGCTAGAGCTCTAAAAACGTTACAAGAAAAAGAGAAATTAATAACAGAGTTAAGAAGCAACGAATCTACAGGAATGGATGATACAACAATTATGGAACTGAATCAATTGAG GCAAGAACGTGAAACCCTCAGAGAAGAAAATCAACAGATTTCCGAGCAATTGAGAATTGTGCGCGAAGAATTAATGAATGCTGATGTGAATTTAGAAAAAATGAGACAGAAGTCTACTGAAGCAAATATACAAACTCAAGAAATTGTTACGACAGAAAGGCGAAAAAGATTAGATGCGGAAGAAGATGCAAAATTGCATTCCGAG GAAATAAGATCGTTGAAAGATGAACTAATTCGTCAACGTAATAGTTACACTAAACAATTGCAAAAGAACGAATCTGAGATTGCTAAATTTAGGATGCAATTATCTGCGATAGCAACACCAAATAGCGAAATAGAGTCGAGATTGGCAACTCTCACGCAAACATTGGTTTCAAAGCAGCAAGCTTTGGAAAATTTAACAACCGAAAGAAATGCTTTAAGACTACAGCTAGAAAAGATTGAA CATGAATTTAGAAACAGTCGACGTAACGTTTCATATAACATAAATGATACAGACGATGCGAAGGCTCAAGTTCCGACATTTTTAATGGAAACTCCATTTGATACTGGTGTTACTAGAAGAGTAAAAAGAGCATACTCTCTGTTAGATGCAATTAGTATCCGTACGGGGGTGTTTTTAAGAAGATACCCGCTTGCAAGGATTTTAGTATTGTTTTACATG GCGTTACTTCAATTTTGGGTTTTTGTAGTTCTTCTATCACAGTCACCAGAAGCACATTAA
- the LOC143349024 gene encoding uncharacterized protein LOC143349024, with product MAPTVCLSELPVVRKPTIPCSRRRQKVSNGAIVKQQKFELRRIEMNAPRREDASLTPPESPLWEPECPNDSCVPTIVSSSSPNVSARIPADIEHWRVFLARRKGLLDIVVRTMALVRRNNILQERVNALSAETRDFIHSVLNNPENKCVQQRLDASDCKDADVSSSTEKTVSRQFFPPTPDTTYSSSNDVTSSCGSSERDTEEESSSEDES from the exons ATGGCTCCGACCGTTTGCCTGTCGGAACTGCCAGTGGTAAGAAAACCGACCATCCCGTGTTCTCGTCGACGACAAAAAGTATCCAACGGCGCAATTGTGAAGCAACAGAAATTCGAGTTGAGAAGAATAGAAATGAATGCGCCACGACGCGAAGATGCGTCTTTAACACCCCCAGAAAGTCCTCTTTGGGAACCTGAATGTCCCAACGACTCCTGCGTCCCAACCATCGTCAGTTCTTCCTCTCCGAACGTTTCCGCTCGAATCCCAGCGGACATAGAACACTGGAGAGTCTTTCTGGCTCGACGGAAAG GTCTTCTGGACATCGTGGTGCGCACAATGGCCCTGGTGAGACGGAACAATATCCTTCAAGAAAGGGTGAACGCACTGAGCGCGGAGACACGTGACTTCATCCACTCGGTGCTGAATAATCCCGAGAACAAGTGCGTACAACAGAGACTGGATGCGTCGGATTGCAAGGACGCGGACGTGTCGTCCTCGACGGAGAAAACTGTCTCGAGACAGTTTTTCCCACCAACTCCAGACACTACCTATTCTTCGTCCAACGACGTCACGTCCAGTTGCGGTAGCAGCGAACGCGACACCGAAGAAGAGTCCTCGTCCGAAGACGAGTCGTAA